The Oscarella lobularis chromosome 12, ooOscLobu1.1, whole genome shotgun sequence genome window below encodes:
- the LOC136193990 gene encoding ephrin type-A receptor 4a-like has product MGQFNHRNVVVMHGVVLTGKPLMVVLEILPKGDLKQYLQSIANEDTLPLNLPARLLQMSREIASEMEYLAKRCFVHRDLAARNVLLGEKLVCKIADFGLSRDLADDNYYVTKGGQIPFRWTAPEAISFRKYSTSSDVWSYGIVLYEIWTVGKRPYGYTKNRPVLDLLETGYRLPPPPGCSHAIYKLMIECWNPDHHKRPSFNAIATCLSQPDDVILQNDANSESIPGSVGDALEASQSAYKVLQKSYEALSAYY; this is encoded by the exons ATGGGCCAGTTTAATcatcgaaacgtcgtcgtaatGCACGGAGTCGTTCTCACTGGAAAACCG TTGATGGTTGTTTTGGAAATTTTGCCAAAGGGAGATTTGAAGCAATATCTGCAGTCAATCGC AAACGAGGACACGCTGCCTTTGAATTTGCCTGCTCGATTACTGCAGATGTCTCGCGAAATAGCATCAGAAATGGAATATTTAGCAAAGCGGTGTTTTGTTCACAGG gATCTCGCGGCTCGCAACGTTCTACTCGGGGAAAAACTAGTTTGCAAG ATTGCAGATTTTGGTCTATCGAGAGACCTGGCTGACGATAATTACTACGTTACGAAAGGAGGACAAATTCCATTCAGGTGGACCGCTCCTGAG GCCATCAGTTTCCGAAAGTACTCGACATCGAGTGACGTCTGGAGTTACGGTATTGTTCTGTACGAAATTTGGACGGTTGGAAAGCGTCCTTACGGTTACACCAAAAACCGCCCCGTTCTTGATCTACTGGAAACTGGCTATCGTCTTCCACCACCTCCGGGCTGTTCTCATGCCATCTATAAACTCATGATTGAGTGCTG GAATCCTGATCATCACAAACGACCCTCTTTCAATGCAATAGCCACTTGTCTCTCTCAGCCAGACGACGTGATTTTGCAAAATGATGCGAATTCCGAATCAATTCCAGGAAGTGTGGGTGACGCTTTGGAAGCGTCTCAGTCAGCGTACAAGGTTCTTCAGAAATCTTACGAGGCGTTGAGCGCCTATTATTAG